Proteins encoded by one window of Antechinus flavipes isolate AdamAnt ecotype Samford, QLD, Australia chromosome 4, AdamAnt_v2, whole genome shotgun sequence:
- the DDX20 gene encoding probable ATP-dependent RNA helicase DDX20, with product MAAAAAAATANTRGGVMVAGLAPGPDPLDPGEPGQGRSLRTAHDVGGPRARTGDVLLAEPADFGSLLLSRPVLEGLRAAGFERPSPVQLKAIPLGRCGLDLIVQAKSGTGKTCVFSTVALDSLILENLATQILILAPTREIAVQIHSVITAIGIKMEGLECHVFIGGTPLSQDKTRLKKCHIAVGSPGRIKQLIELDYLNTASIRLFILDEADKLLEEGSFQEQINWIYSSLPANKQMLAVSATYPEFLASALTRYMRDPTFVRLNSSDPSLIGLKQYYKVVNSHPLPHKIFEEKTQHLQELFSRIPFNQALVFSNLHSRAQHLADILSSKGFPAECISGSMNQNQRLDAMAKLKQFHCRVLISTDLTSRGIDAEKVNLVVNLDVPLDWETYMHRIGRAGRFGTLGLAVTYCCRGEEENMMMTIAQKCNLNLLCLPDPIPPGLMEECLDWDVEVKAAVSTVGSVNAPIQPPKTIQKPDRIIQAQKAQSSHMALSQTASGPTGMVKSKKVPKQKHPGRSHSEYGTREKAELSRGLGYTTQLKDPVENYIQTPVESSNIFQNQAREASLATLPKIPCLSSFKIQQPCIETFSELVEDYEHYIKEGLEKHVEIIRHYTGPGEQALQPQNGLLKWRHTQESPRALVSSGRSEDSASDSDSGCSRASSQSKGNKSCLEGSSDNQVRESELASMTGHASPDHPLNRSETPSVEESQEVLHIPMKALGREDGSNQTSKRSRKSVPKRAPHQLQWEPQEESWCDHAGEQPPVFPTNPQSYEDYWRSCYWAWQEYYAAASQSYSWNAKRHSDWMAAYHMNTIYLQELMRGGDL from the exons ATGGCTGCGGCGGCTGCTGCAGCGACGGCTAATACTCGTGGCGGCGTGATGGTGGCGGGGCTAGCCCCAGGGCCCGACCCTTTGGATCCGGGGGAACCCGGGCAAGGCCGGAGCCTGCGTACGGCTCACGATGTGGGAGGCCCGCGGGCGCGTACCGGGGACGTGCTGCTGGCCGAACCGGCGGACTTCGGGTCGTTGCTGCTATCGCGGCCGGTGCTGGAGGGGCTGCGGGCGGCAGGCTTCGAGCGGCCCTCGCCGGTGCAGCTCAAAGCCATTCCATTGGGCCGCTGCGGCCTGG ATTTAATCGTTCAGGCCAAGTCTGGCACTGGGAAAACCTGCGTATTCTCCACCGTGGCTCTAGATTCGCTGATCCTCGAAAACCTGGCCACACAG ATCTTGATCTTAGCTCCTACAAGAGAGATTGCTGTGCAGATCCATTCTGTTATCACAGCCATTGGCATCAAGATGGAAGGTTTAGAATGCCATGTATTTATTGGAGGGACGCCTTTATCTCAAGACAAGACCAGACTTAAAAAATGCCATATTGCTGTTGGGTCTCCTG GCAGAATTAAACAATTAATAGAACTTGACTACTTGAACACAGCCAGTATCCGTCTTTTTATTCTTGATGAGGCAGATAAACTACTAGAAGAAGGAAGCTTCCAGGaacaaataaa TTGGATTTATTCCTCTCTGCCTGCCAACAAACAGATGCTGGCAGTATCAGCTACCTATCCTGAATTCTTGGCCAGTGCTTTGACGAGGTACATGAGAGACCCCACATTTGTAAGGCTGAATTCCAGTGACCCAAGTCTTATTG ggTTGAAGCAGTATTACAAAGTGGTGAATTCACATCCTTTGCCTCataagatttttgaagaaaagactcAACACTTGCAAGAATTATTCAGTAGAATTCCATTTAATCAAGCTTTGGTCTTCTCTAATTTACATAGCAg AGCCCAGCATTTGGCTGATATCTTGTCATCCAAGGGCTTTCCTGCTGAGTGCATTTCAG GTAGTATGAATCAAAATCAACGTCTTGATGCTATGGCCAAACTGAAGCAGTTCCATTGCAGAGTCCTTATTTCAACAGATTTG ACTTCACGTGGGATTGATGCTGAGAAGGTGAATCTGGTTGTAAATTTGGATGTGCCATTGGACTGGGAAACGTACATGCATCGGATTGGCAGAGCTGGACGTTTTg GTACTTTGGGGCTAGCTGTAACCTATTGTTGccggggagaggaagaaaatatgatGATGACAATTGCCCAGAAATGTAATCTTAACCTCCTCTGTTTGCCAG ATCCAATTCCTCCTGGCCTGATGGAAGAATGTTTGGATTGGGATGTCGAAGTCAAAGCTGCCGTGTCTACAGTTGGCTCAGTTAATGCACCCATCCAACCCCCTAAAACCATTCAGAAACCAGATCGGATCATACAGGCACAGAAAGCTCAGAGTAGCCATATGGCTCTATCCCAGACAGCGTCAGGTCCTACAGGAATGGTCAAATCAAAGAAAGTTCCCAAGCAGAAACACCCAGGGAGAAGCCATTCAGAGTATGGAACCAGAGAAAAAGCAGAGCTCTCCAGGGGGCTAGGCTACACCACACAATTGAAAGATCCAGTAGAGAACTACATTCAGACCCCTGTTGAAAGTTCCAACATCTTTCAGAACCAGGCCAGAGAAGCTTCACTTGCGACACTCCCCAAGATCCCTTGTCTATCTTCCTTTAAGATCCAGCAACCCTGCATAGAGACTTTTTCAGAATTGGTGGAGGATTATGAACATTACATTAAGGAGGGACTGGAGAAGCATGTAGAGATCATCAGGCACTACACTGGTCCTGGAGAGCAGGCACTGCAGCCCCAAAATGGTTTATTGAAATGGAGACACACTCAAGAGAGCCCCCGGGCATTGGTGAGCAGTGGCCGCTCAGAAGATTCAGCGAGTGATAGCGATTCCGGCTGCTCACGAGCATCGTCCCAGAGCAAAGGGAACAAGTCATGTTTAGAAGGCTCTTCTGACAACCAGGTGAGAGAGAGTGAGCTAGCCTCCATGACTGGCCATGCTTCTCCTGATCATCCTTTGAATCGAAGTGAAACCCCGAGTGTGGAGGAAAGCCAGGAGGTTCTTCATATCCCTATGAAGGCCCTTGGGAGGGAGGATGGATCTAACCAGACCTCAAAGCGCAGCAGGAAAAGCGTTCCCAAGCGGGCACCCCACCAGCTGCAGTGGGAGCCTCAGGAAGAGAGCTGGTGCGATCATGCTGGGGAGCAACCTCCGGTGTTCCCCACCAATCCTCAGAGTTACGAGGATTACTGGAGATCTTGCTACTGGGCCTGGCAGGAATACTATGCGGCGGCTTCGCAGTCCTATAGCTGGAACGCCAAGAGACACTCCGATTGGATGGCAGCCTATCACATGAACACCATCTATCTTCAGGAGTTAATGCGGGGTGGTGACCTGTGA